In Clostridium swellfunianum, a genomic segment contains:
- a CDS encoding OadG-related small transporter subunit → MTVYETFMAALGVMTKGMGGIFVVLLAIFLSIKFLIRVFPEK, encoded by the coding sequence ATGACAGTATATGAAACCTTTATGGCTGCTTTAGGAGTTATGACTAAGGGCATGGGAGGAATATTTGTTGTACTTCTTGCCATTTTTTTAAGCATTAAGTTTTTAATTAGGGTATTCCCTGAGAAATAG
- a CDS encoding deoxynucleoside kinase encodes MNAIIIDGPVGVGKTSLMEILMEEFGYKPFLEPVTDNPLLDKFYYNRKRYSFPLQIFFLNRRFAMLKEAAEIDGSIMDRSIYGDVIFAKMLCDGGDMEKEEYALYKELLANMLEHVQAPKLMIYLETSVDSVVEKIKRRGRDYEQVVEREYWETLNNEYKEYFEHYNISPLLKIQTDNLDYVNNKEDRKYIINLIREKLNEIDK; translated from the coding sequence ATGAATGCTATAATCATAGATGGGCCAGTTGGGGTAGGTAAGACTAGCCTTATGGAGATACTTATGGAGGAGTTTGGATACAAGCCGTTTCTAGAGCCTGTTACGGATAATCCTCTTTTAGATAAGTTTTATTACAATAGAAAAAGATATTCTTTTCCACTTCAAATCTTTTTCCTAAACAGAAGATTTGCAATGCTTAAGGAAGCTGCAGAAATTGATGGTTCCATAATGGACAGAAGTATATATGGTGATGTTATATTTGCAAAGATGCTCTGTGATGGTGGTGACATGGAGAAGGAAGAGTATGCATTATATAAAGAGCTTCTTGCTAATATGCTTGAGCATGTTCAGGCACCTAAGCTTATGATTTATCTTGAGACAAGCGTAGACAGCGTTGTGGAGAAGATAAAGAGGAGAGGAAGGGACTACGAGCAAGTAGTAGAAAGAGAATACTGGGAGACGCTTAATAATGAATATAAGGAATACTTTGAACATTACAATATTTCTCCTCTTCTTAAGATACAAACTGACAACTTGGATTATGTAAATAATAAAGAAGATAGAAAATACATAATAAATCTAATTAGGGAAAAATTAAACGAGATAGATAAATAA
- a CDS encoding AEC family transporter, whose amino-acid sequence MDMSLIIKSIVSLFLIMLAGVYGRKKGFINDSVSAGLTNILLEIALPCMIVSSFNFTYDASVKSNVIRTFYLSIAVYIFIAVISLILLHPIKNEKKTILHFSNVFTNTGYIGFPILNAIYGTEAVMYGSIFNIFFTIFLWTYGIMMFKGSFKKRVLSKEVLKALKNPSLIAVYIGITMMVFDLKMPDVIMSSTSAVGNMTGPLSMIIVGALCCKVNIKEYLTDWTIYYGTVVKLILIPAALCVISQLINDNSIVLNSVIILASMPAAAMTSIFADSFDIKRGYASVVVVSTTLFSIFTLPLLLKVLI is encoded by the coding sequence ATGGATATGTCACTTATTATTAAAAGTATTGTTTCTTTATTTCTAATAATGCTTGCAGGTGTTTATGGAAGAAAAAAAGGATTTATAAACGACAGTGTGAGTGCAGGATTAACAAATATATTATTGGAAATTGCATTACCTTGCATGATTGTTTCATCCTTCAATTTTACTTATGATGCCTCTGTAAAAAGCAATGTTATAAGAACTTTTTATTTAAGTATTGCAGTGTATATTTTTATTGCAGTCATTTCTTTAATACTATTACATCCTATAAAAAATGAAAAGAAAACTATACTCCACTTTTCAAATGTTTTCACAAATACCGGTTATATTGGTTTTCCAATATTAAATGCGATATATGGTACAGAAGCTGTCATGTACGGTTCAATATTCAATATATTTTTTACAATTTTCCTTTGGACATATGGAATCATGATGTTCAAGGGTAGCTTTAAAAAAAGAGTGCTTTCTAAAGAAGTACTTAAAGCTTTGAAAAACCCTTCTCTCATTGCTGTTTATATTGGAATTACTATGATGGTATTCGATTTGAAAATGCCAGATGTAATTATGTCAAGCACAAGTGCCGTAGGCAATATGACCGGACCGCTCTCTATGATAATAGTTGGAGCACTATGCTGTAAAGTAAACATAAAAGAATATCTGACTGATTGGACCATATATTACGGCACAGTTGTAAAATTAATCTTAATCCCAGCTGCTTTATGTGTTATATCGCAATTAATAAATGATAATTCGATAGTTCTAAATTCTGTAATTATTCTAGCTTCAATGCCAGCTGCTGCAATGACATCCATATTTGCAGACAGTTTTGATATAAAGAGGGGCTATGCTTCTGTAGTTGTTGTTAGCACTACTTTGTTTTCAATATTCACGTTACCATTACTATTAAAAGTATTAATATAG
- a CDS encoding glycine C-acetyltransferase, producing MGSKALQKFLTENLEDLRSKGLYNVINSLQGGNGPVININGKRLINLSSNNYLGLANHPRLIEASIKATEKYGVGAGAVRTINGTLDIHDELEEKLAKFKHSEAVIVFQSGFNCNMGAISAVMNKKDAILSDSLNHASIIDGCRLSGAKIIRFEHADMEDLRAKAKEARESGLYEKLMVITDGVFSMDGDIALLSEIVKIAEEFDLITYVDDAHASGVLGEHGSGSATHHNLVGKIDFQIGTLSKAIGVVGGYVAGSKDLIDWLKVRARPFLFSTANTPGDAAACIEAINILTESDELVKKVWENGNYLKKGLKELGFDIGHSETPITPCIIGDAEKAQQFSKELFENGVYAKSIVFPTVPLGTARVRNMPTAAHTKEMLDEAIAVYEKVGKKLGII from the coding sequence ATGGGAAGTAAAGCTTTACAAAAATTTTTAACTGAGAACTTGGAAGATTTAAGATCAAAAGGACTTTACAATGTAATTAATTCACTTCAGGGGGGAAACGGGCCAGTTATTAACATAAACGGAAAAAGACTTATAAACCTATCCTCTAATAACTATTTAGGACTTGCTAATCACCCAAGACTAATTGAGGCTTCAATAAAAGCAACTGAAAAGTACGGTGTAGGCGCAGGCGCTGTAAGAACAATCAATGGTACTTTAGATATACATGATGAGCTAGAAGAAAAGTTAGCTAAGTTTAAACATTCAGAAGCTGTTATAGTATTTCAATCAGGTTTCAACTGCAATATGGGAGCTATTTCAGCAGTTATGAATAAGAAGGATGCTATACTGTCTGATTCTTTAAATCATGCTTCAATTATAGATGGCTGCAGACTTTCTGGAGCAAAAATCATAAGATTTGAGCATGCTGACATGGAGGATTTGAGAGCGAAGGCTAAGGAAGCTAGAGAGTCTGGTCTTTATGAAAAGCTTATGGTTATAACAGATGGTGTATTTTCAATGGATGGAGATATAGCTCTACTTTCTGAAATAGTTAAGATAGCAGAAGAATTCGATTTAATAACTTATGTTGATGATGCTCATGCTTCAGGGGTTTTAGGAGAACATGGAAGCGGTTCAGCAACTCATCACAATTTAGTAGGGAAAATAGATTTCCAAATAGGAACTCTTTCAAAGGCAATAGGGGTTGTAGGAGGATATGTTGCTGGTTCAAAGGATTTAATTGACTGGCTAAAGGTTAGAGCAAGACCATTTCTATTCTCTACTGCAAATACACCTGGTGATGCAGCAGCTTGTATAGAAGCTATAAATATTCTAACTGAAAGCGATGAGTTAGTTAAAAAAGTTTGGGAAAACGGAAATTATTTGAAGAAGGGCTTAAAGGAATTAGGCTTTGATATTGGACACAGCGAGACTCCAATAACTCCATGCATAATTGGTGATGCTGAGAAAGCACAGCAATTCAGCAAAGAGCTTTTTGAAAATGGAGTTTATGCAAAGTCTATAGTATTCCCAACAGTACCACTTGGAACAGCTAGAGTTAGAAATATGCCAACAGCTGCTCATACAAAAGAAATGCTTGATGAAGCAATTGCTGTATACGAAAAAGTAGGAAAGAAGCTTGGAATTATATAA
- the nth gene encoding endonuclease III has product MSKQKERYNKILDILETTYPDAHCELVHESPFELLIATVLSAQTTDKKVNQVTEKLFRKYNTPEAFAKLQQEELEKEIREIGLYKNKAKNIIALSNMILEQYNGEVPATMEELVSLPGVGRKTANVVLSNAFGVPAIAVDTHVYRVSNKIGLAKGKDVTDTEEQLMKNISKERWSKAHHLLIFHGRRTCSARKPNCSECTINSYCKEYEKELKKQNKEK; this is encoded by the coding sequence TTGAGCAAACAAAAAGAAAGATATAATAAAATTTTAGACATACTTGAAACAACATATCCGGACGCTCACTGCGAGCTTGTTCATGAAAGTCCCTTCGAGCTTTTAATTGCAACGGTTTTAAGTGCACAAACTACAGATAAAAAAGTTAACCAGGTAACTGAGAAGCTTTTTAGAAAATATAATACTCCTGAAGCCTTTGCAAAACTACAGCAGGAGGAGCTTGAAAAAGAGATAAGGGAAATTGGTCTTTATAAAAATAAGGCTAAAAATATAATTGCTTTAAGCAATATGATTCTAGAACAATACAATGGTGAGGTTCCAGCAACTATGGAGGAACTTGTAAGCCTTCCGGGTGTAGGGCGAAAAACTGCAAATGTGGTATTGTCAAATGCTTTTGGGGTACCTGCTATTGCAGTAGATACTCATGTATATAGGGTATCCAATAAAATAGGACTTGCAAAGGGAAAGGATGTCACAGATACTGAAGAGCAGCTTATGAAGAATATATCTAAAGAACGCTGGTCAAAGGCACATCATCTTTTGATATTTCATGGAAGAAGAACCTGCTCTGCACGAAAACCGAACTGCAGTGAATGTACTATTAATTCTTATTGCAAGGAATATGAAAAGGAGCTTAAAAAGCAAAATAAAGAAAAGTAG
- a CDS encoding PadR family transcriptional regulator, with the protein MHDNIIRKLFLGFIQIHILHHAKKEPFFGSWMIEELREHGYQMSPGTLYPILHNLEANGLLDKEERLVDKKIRKYYKITEKGVEVLNEARSKAYELFKEIKE; encoded by the coding sequence ATGCACGACAATATAATAAGAAAGCTATTTCTTGGCTTTATTCAAATACACATACTGCACCATGCAAAAAAAGAACCCTTCTTCGGCTCTTGGATGATTGAAGAGCTACGAGAACATGGCTATCAAATGAGTCCCGGAACACTATATCCTATTCTACACAACCTAGAAGCTAATGGCTTGCTTGATAAAGAAGAGAGACTTGTCGATAAAAAAATAAGGAAGTATTATAAAATCACTGAAAAAGGTGTTGAAGTCTTAAATGAGGCCCGAAGCAAAGCTTATGAACTTTTTAAGGAAATTAAGGAATAA
- a CDS encoding MFS transporter, with protein MDTYKQIEQDKQIWKFSFYGLLKNLEFFEPYLLIYLLGMGLNLFQVGLLYSIREFVIYIFEVPSGIFADNYGKKRELMICFTFYMISFAIFFIGTNFYVLVIAMFFYGLGEAFRSGTHKAMIYLYLEQKGWFEHKNFVYGRTRFFSLIGSSFSAFISILFVLNLPGVRWIFLLSIIPFMIDFLLIWSYPDSLDERNETTLSFKKFFNKGVIQIKKVFSNSVLTKVLISSALYDGIFKTIKDYIQPILKVTILAAAVSSLQGLSSDNKVKIYLGSIYGVVYIFSAIASKNVYKLNKYKSSNKLLSITFDAAGILAVILFISIRRNLTIAVIILYFILYVLKDARRPIVVDVCGDHMNKNERATVMSIESQLTSLFTIILAPLLGFIGDKFSIAVLFLIIGLFSLIINRFLTVSTDAE; from the coding sequence ATGGATACTTACAAGCAAATTGAACAGGATAAGCAGATTTGGAAATTCTCTTTCTATGGTTTATTGAAAAATCTTGAATTTTTCGAGCCTTATCTTCTTATTTATCTTCTTGGTATGGGACTAAATCTGTTTCAAGTAGGATTACTGTATTCTATAAGAGAGTTTGTTATTTATATTTTTGAAGTTCCTTCGGGCATATTTGCTGATAACTATGGAAAAAAGAGGGAACTAATGATTTGTTTTACTTTTTATATGATTTCCTTTGCAATATTTTTTATAGGTACGAATTTTTATGTTTTGGTTATAGCTATGTTTTTTTACGGCTTAGGAGAAGCTTTTCGTTCAGGAACGCATAAGGCTATGATTTACTTATATCTAGAGCAAAAAGGATGGTTTGAACACAAAAATTTTGTATATGGAAGAACCAGATTCTTTTCTCTTATCGGGTCCTCTTTCTCTGCTTTTATATCAATTTTATTCGTTCTTAATCTGCCAGGTGTTAGATGGATCTTTTTATTATCAATAATTCCATTTATGATAGATTTTTTATTAATTTGGTCTTACCCAGACAGTTTGGATGAAAGAAATGAGACTACGTTAAGTTTTAAGAAGTTCTTTAATAAAGGTGTAATTCAAATTAAGAAGGTTTTTAGTAATAGCGTGCTTACAAAAGTATTGATAAGTTCTGCTCTTTATGACGGAATATTTAAGACAATTAAAGATTATATTCAACCCATACTAAAAGTTACTATACTTGCTGCTGCTGTATCAAGTCTACAAGGTTTAAGCAGCGATAATAAAGTGAAGATATATCTAGGCAGTATATATGGGGTTGTTTACATATTTAGTGCTATTGCTTCTAAAAATGTATATAAGCTTAATAAATATAAAAGTTCAAACAAACTTTTAAGTATAACTTTTGACGCAGCAGGAATATTAGCGGTTATATTGTTTATAAGTATAAGACGAAATCTAACTATAGCTGTCATAATACTTTATTTTATTTTGTACGTTTTAAAGGATGCAAGAAGACCAATCGTAGTGGATGTTTGTGGTGATCATATGAATAAGAATGAAAGAGCCACTGTAATGTCCATTGAAAGTCAGCTTACTTCTCTTTTTACAATAATACTAGCCCCACTACTTGGATTTATTGGTGATAAATTTTCAATAGCTGTTTTATTTCTCATAATTGGTTTATTTTCTTTAATAATAAATAGATTTCTCACTGTTTCAACAGATGCTGAGTAA
- the proC gene encoding pyrroline-5-carboxylate reductase: MNKKLGFIGCGNMAQAIIGGIISSDIVSRENVMGSNSGDKNLNITKEKYGILTTHDNKEVAKFSDILFIAVKPHAYASVIDEIKHYAKSDAIIITIAAGITINFMEKALGRSVKVVRTMPNTPALVGEGMTAVCSNDMVSKEELEEVLMLLRCFGKAEVIEERLMDAVPAVSGSSPAYVYMFIEALADGAVRDGIPRAKAYNFAAQAVLGAAKMVLETGIHPGNLKDNVCSPGGTTIEAVYSLEKNNFRGTVIEAMKACTDKSREISRNNG; this comes from the coding sequence GTGAATAAAAAGTTAGGTTTTATTGGCTGTGGGAACATGGCTCAAGCTATAATTGGCGGTATTATAAGTTCAGATATAGTTTCCAGAGAAAATGTAATGGGGAGCAATTCTGGAGATAAGAATTTAAACATAACAAAAGAGAAGTATGGGATTTTAACTACTCATGACAATAAAGAAGTGGCTAAGTTCTCTGATATACTTTTTATAGCTGTTAAACCTCATGCTTATGCATCAGTCATTGATGAAATAAAACATTATGCTAAGAGTGATGCTATTATAATTACTATAGCAGCAGGTATAACTATAAATTTTATGGAGAAGGCTTTAGGACGAAGTGTTAAGGTAGTTAGAACTATGCCTAATACGCCTGCTCTTGTAGGGGAAGGAATGACTGCGGTTTGTTCTAATGATATGGTTTCTAAGGAAGAGCTTGAAGAAGTATTAATGCTTTTAAGGTGCTTCGGCAAGGCTGAAGTTATAGAGGAAAGACTTATGGATGCCGTGCCAGCAGTAAGCGGTTCCTCTCCAGCTTATGTTTATATGTTTATAGAAGCTCTTGCAGATGGAGCGGTTAGAGATGGCATACCACGAGCTAAGGCATATAATTTTGCTGCGCAGGCAGTTCTAGGTGCTGCGAAAATGGTGCTTGAAACTGGAATTCATCCAGGTAATTTAAAAGATAATGTTTGTTCACCTGGAGGTACAACTATAGAAGCAGTTTATTCCTTAGAGAAAAATAATTTTAGAGGAACTGTTATCGAAGCTATGAAAGCTTGTACGGATAAAAGTAGAGAAATATCACGAAATAATGGGTAA
- a CDS encoding chromate transporter yields the protein MNKTMKNEFYFLNKHEQNSRLKEISLVFLKLGITSFGGPVAHVAMMEDEIVKNRKWLSKEKFLDLYGATNLIPGPNSTELAIHLGYERGGWLGLILAGACFILPAMLIVLSFSIIYTKYGALPEVSNILYGVKPVIIAIVFQAFIRLGQSAIKSRTTSIIGVAVIVLSILGVNEILLLALAGLFMLISTDSSKLNKSKFYSLAPILMPFAVLPSVQLQKTGMDTSKVFLSFVKIGSILYGSGYVLLAFLEAEFVEKFGVLTNQQILDAVAVGQFTPGPVFTTATFIGYILEGISGAIAATIGIFLPAFLLVGILNPFVSKLRSSKALSNILDGINVASWGLMAVVSLKLGVSAVTDVPTAILAIISLFIVFKYKINSAFMVLFGGIAGLVVYLI from the coding sequence TTGAATAAGACAATGAAAAATGAATTTTATTTCCTAAACAAGCATGAACAAAATAGCAGATTAAAGGAAATATCGTTAGTATTTTTAAAACTAGGCATCACTTCTTTTGGTGGTCCAGTCGCTCACGTTGCTATGATGGAGGACGAAATAGTAAAAAATAGAAAGTGGCTTAGCAAAGAAAAATTTCTAGATCTTTATGGTGCTACAAATCTTATTCCTGGTCCAAATTCCACTGAACTTGCGATTCACCTTGGCTATGAGCGTGGTGGTTGGCTAGGATTAATATTAGCTGGTGCCTGTTTCATACTTCCGGCAATGCTCATAGTTTTGTCCTTTTCCATAATTTACACAAAATATGGTGCACTTCCTGAGGTTTCAAATATCCTATATGGAGTTAAACCAGTTATAATTGCAATAGTTTTTCAAGCATTTATAAGGCTAGGACAATCTGCAATCAAAAGTAGAACGACATCCATTATTGGTGTAGCGGTTATAGTCCTTTCCATTCTAGGAGTCAATGAAATTTTACTTCTAGCCTTGGCTGGTTTATTTATGCTTATTTCAACTGATTCATCTAAATTAAATAAATCTAAATTTTACTCTCTTGCCCCTATCTTGATGCCTTTTGCAGTACTTCCTTCAGTTCAGTTACAAAAGACCGGTATGGATACGTCAAAAGTATTTCTATCCTTTGTGAAAATAGGTTCAATACTTTATGGTAGTGGTTATGTACTTCTTGCTTTTTTAGAAGCAGAATTTGTTGAAAAATTTGGCGTGCTTACTAACCAACAAATACTAGATGCAGTCGCAGTAGGTCAGTTTACTCCTGGTCCTGTATTTACTACTGCTACTTTTATAGGCTATATACTTGAAGGAATTTCAGGAGCTATAGCTGCTACAATTGGAATTTTTCTTCCGGCTTTTCTTTTAGTTGGCATATTAAATCCTTTTGTTTCAAAGCTTAGAAGCTCTAAAGCACTATCGAATATTTTAGATGGAATTAATGTTGCCTCTTGGGGACTTATGGCTGTGGTAAGCTTAAAGCTTGGAGTTTCAGCAGTTACTGATGTACCTACAGCAATACTTGCTATAATTTCACTATTTATCGTGTTCAAATACAAAATTAATTCAGCTTTTATGGTGTTGTTTGGAGGTATTGCAGGACTGGTTGTTTATCTTATATAA
- a CDS encoding sodium ion-translocating decarboxylase subunit beta, with protein sequence MSFLLEGIASITIQQVIMWVIGGLLIYLAIAKDFEPSLLLPIGFGAILVNIPMSGAVNQIVNGTHVEGILDFLFKVGISTEAFPLLLFIGIGAMIDFGPLLSNPFMLLFGAAAQFGIFFTIAAATLLGFSLKDAASIGIIGAADGPTSIFVANYFQSKYIAPITVAAYSYMSLVPVIQPAAIKLVTTKKERQIRMAYRPASISKRTRIFFPIVVTVVAGLIAPTSVALIGFLMFGNLIRECGVLERLSETAQKDLVNLITLLLGITIASSMKAENFVSLQTAMIVGLGLVAFVFDTIGGVLFAKVLNLFLKNKVNPMIGAAGISAFPMSARVIQKMAQKEDNQNFILMHAIGANVAGQIGSVIAGGIILNIIKP encoded by the coding sequence ATGAGTTTTTTGTTAGAAGGTATAGCTTCCATAACTATTCAGCAGGTTATTATGTGGGTAATTGGGGGCTTACTAATATATTTGGCAATAGCAAAGGACTTTGAACCTTCGCTGCTTTTGCCTATTGGTTTTGGAGCAATACTAGTTAATATTCCTATGTCAGGTGCCGTAAATCAAATTGTAAATGGTACACATGTAGAAGGTATTTTAGATTTCTTATTCAAGGTTGGGATATCTACAGAAGCATTTCCACTTTTATTATTTATCGGAATAGGTGCAATGATTGATTTTGGACCGTTGTTATCAAATCCTTTTATGTTGCTGTTTGGAGCAGCAGCTCAGTTTGGGATATTCTTTACAATAGCAGCAGCAACACTACTAGGATTTAGCTTAAAGGATGCAGCATCTATAGGGATTATAGGCGCTGCAGATGGACCAACATCCATATTTGTTGCCAACTATTTTCAAAGCAAGTATATCGCACCAATAACGGTGGCTGCATACTCATACATGTCTTTAGTGCCAGTTATACAGCCGGCTGCTATAAAACTTGTTACAACTAAGAAGGAAAGACAAATTAGAATGGCTTATAGGCCTGCCAGCATATCAAAGAGAACAAGAATATTTTTCCCAATAGTAGTAACAGTAGTTGCGGGTTTAATCGCTCCAACTTCAGTAGCACTCATTGGCTTTTTAATGTTTGGTAATTTAATAAGAGAATGTGGAGTTTTAGAAAGATTGTCTGAAACAGCACAAAAGGATTTGGTAAATTTAATAACCTTGCTTCTTGGAATAACTATAGCTTCCTCAATGAAAGCAGAAAACTTTGTAAGTCTGCAAACTGCTATGATAGTAGGACTTGGACTTGTAGCTTTTGTTTTTGATACAATTGGTGGCGTACTTTTTGCAAAAGTGTTAAACTTATTCTTAAAGAATAAAGTTAATCCAATGATAGGTGCAGCGGGAATTTCTGCTTTTCCAATGTCAGCAAGAGTAATTCAAAAGATGGCTCAGAAGGAAGATAATCAAAACTTTATACTAATGCATGCCATAGGAGCAAATGTAGCTGGACAAATTGGTTCTGTTATAGCTGGCGGCATAATTTTAAATATTATAAAGCCTTAA
- a CDS encoding phosphotransferase enzyme family protein, translated as MENKWNFKELVKNFDFEGEFIEANRYGHGHINDTFEARFKKEDGTIRRYIMQRINTSIFKTPENLMENIENITEHLKKKIIQAGGNPERETLNLIKSLDGKGFYKSEEGDYWRSYIFIEGAKTYQVVENLNHFYNSGKALGKFQQLLSDFPASKLHETIPNFHNTEKRYQDFMEAVKLNAAGRLNEVSAEVEFVMERASEANVLVNLIKEGKLPIRVSHNDTKFNNVMIDDVTNEGICVIDLDTVMPGLSLYDFGDSIRSGANPAEEDEIDLSKVCMDLELFETYTKGYLEMAGESLTETEIEYLPFSAKLMTFECGMRFLGDFLNGDTYFKIHREKHNLDRARTQFKMVADMENKLEEMKAIVRKYIIK; from the coding sequence ATGGAAAATAAGTGGAATTTTAAAGAGCTTGTTAAGAATTTTGATTTCGAAGGTGAATTTATAGAGGCAAATAGGTATGGACATGGGCATATAAATGATACCTTTGAAGCTCGCTTTAAAAAAGAAGATGGAACTATAAGAAGATATATAATGCAGAGAATAAATACTTCAATATTCAAAACTCCTGAAAATTTAATGGAGAATATTGAAAATATAACAGAGCATTTAAAGAAAAAAATTATACAAGCAGGAGGCAATCCGGAAAGAGAAACTTTAAACTTAATTAAAAGCTTAGATGGAAAAGGTTTTTACAAAAGTGAAGAGGGAGATTACTGGAGAAGCTATATTTTCATAGAGGGAGCAAAAACTTATCAAGTTGTTGAAAACTTAAACCATTTCTACAACTCTGGTAAGGCGTTAGGAAAGTTTCAGCAGCTGCTTTCTGATTTCCCAGCAAGCAAGCTTCATGAAACCATACCTAATTTTCACAACACAGAAAAAAGATATCAAGATTTTATGGAGGCTGTAAAATTAAATGCTGCAGGAAGATTAAATGAAGTCTCTGCTGAAGTAGAATTCGTAATGGAGCGTGCTAGCGAAGCTAACGTATTAGTTAACCTTATCAAAGAAGGAAAGCTTCCAATTAGAGTTAGCCATAACGATACAAAATTCAATAATGTAATGATAGATGACGTAACTAATGAAGGAATATGCGTAATTGACCTTGATACAGTAATGCCAGGATTATCCCTTTACGATTTTGGAGATTCAATTCGTTCAGGTGCTAATCCAGCAGAGGAAGATGAAATAGATTTATCAAAAGTATGTATGGATTTAGAACTTTTCGAAACCTATACAAAAGGTTACTTGGAAATGGCTGGAGAGTCTCTAACAGAAACTGAAATTGAATACCTGCCTTTCTCCGCTAAATTGATGACTTTTGAGTGCGGTATGAGATTTTTAGGGGATTTCCTTAATGGAGATACTTATTTTAAAATCCATAGAGAAAAGCATAATCTTGACAGAGCTAGAACACAATTTAAGATGGTAGCTGACATGGAAAATAAACTTGAAGAAATGAAAGCTATTGTTAGAAAATATATAATTAAATAA
- a CDS encoding L-threonine 3-dehydrogenase — MKKILVTGALGQIGSELTMHMRSIYGNDNVVATDIRKIEGNPTVESGPFEVLDVTNAKQMADIAKKYNVDSIIHLAALLSAVAEAKPALAWEINMGGLFNALEVARECNCAFFTPSSIAAFGPSSPRILTPQDTIQRPGTMYGVTKVSGELLCDYYFKKYGVDTRGVRFPGLISYVTPPGGGTTDYAVDIYYEALKSGKYSSFIAEGTYMDMMYMPDALNAIVKLMEADPSKLVHRNAFNITAMSFEPGQIAAEIKKHIPSFEMSYNVDPIRQAIADSWPDSIDDSAAKEEWGFETKYDLASMTTDMLAKLKEKLNVK, encoded by the coding sequence ATGAAAAAAATATTAGTTACAGGTGCACTAGGACAAATTGGTTCAGAGCTGACAATGCACATGAGAAGTATCTATGGAAATGATAATGTTGTTGCAACTGACATAAGAAAAATTGAAGGAAACCCTACAGTTGAAAGTGGTCCATTTGAAGTGTTGGATGTTACTAATGCTAAGCAGATGGCTGACATAGCTAAGAAATATAATGTTGATTCAATTATACATCTTGCAGCGCTTTTATCAGCTGTAGCAGAAGCTAAGCCAGCTTTAGCATGGGAAATCAACATGGGAGGACTTTTCAATGCTCTTGAGGTTGCAAGAGAGTGCAACTGTGCTTTCTTTACACCAAGTTCCATAGCAGCTTTTGGACCAAGTTCACCAAGAATTTTAACACCACAGGATACAATTCAAAGACCAGGAACTATGTATGGAGTAACTAAGGTTTCAGGAGAACTTCTTTGTGATTATTACTTCAAAAAATATGGAGTAGATACAAGAGGTGTTAGATTCCCAGGACTTATATCCTATGTAACACCTCCAGGAGGCGGAACTACTGACTACGCAGTTGATATATATTATGAAGCGTTAAAGAGTGGAAAGTACAGCTCATTTATAGCTGAAGGAACATACATGGATATGATGTATATGCCAGATGCTTTAAATGCTATAGTTAAGCTTATGGAAGCTGATCCTTCAAAGCTTGTTCATAGAAATGCTTTTAATATTACAGCTATGAGCTTCGAACCAGGACAAATTGCTGCTGAAATTAAAAAGCATATACCAAGCTTTGAAATGAGCTACAATGTTGACCCGATAAGACAAGCAATTGCTGATTCATGGCCAGATTCAATAGATGACAGCGCAGCAAAAGAAGAGTGGGGCTTTGAAACTAAGTATGATTTAGCTTCTATGACTACTGATATGCTTGCTAAGCTTAAAGAAAAACTAAATGTAAAGTAG